The Helianthus annuus cultivar XRQ/B chromosome 16, HanXRQr2.0-SUNRISE, whole genome shotgun sequence genome includes a window with the following:
- the LOC110919258 gene encoding extensin-like, translating to MDMDEDTDPTEPPTGTPNHPIEISDGSSFHGSPYCGPDSYKARVAQYDWQQHQQQDPYEDSRFVAVTPPPPPPIQQPPPESLRRRRSNTRMSVRGGVRISTPQPSSGSHYPPLHEDLQMGGPSNPVSEVDSAPVAPPLGFGNPIPTYAGSAAYNPFEQPAHTNYIYAEVDPYQAAWDYNALHPEGPYGAPWGVGYPAYGYQQPPPPQPPHQQPPQPQLIPPERQQEILERLSQVEREVQEERRNTRGFFKGLAGLIKGKTKRRDF from the exons ATGGACATggacgaagacacggatcccaCCGAGCCTCCAACCGGGACCCctaaccaccccatcgagatctctgatgggtcatctttccatgGATCACCTTACTGTGGTCCAGACAGTTACAAGGCGAGAGTCGCCCAGTATGATTGG CAGCAGCACCAGCAGCAGGATCCCTATGAGGATTCTCGATTTGTCGCGGtcactccaccgccaccaccaccaattCAGCAGCCGCCTCCAGAGTCACTGAGGCGACGAAGATCAAAcacacggatgtccgtgcgaggaggagtgcgTATCAGCACCCCCCAACCTTCAagtggcagccactacccgccactccaTGAAGACCTGCagatgggtgggccttcaaacccCGTCTCGGAGGTAGACTCAGCGCCTGTCGCGCCACCTTTGGGTTTTGGTAACCCAATTCCTACATATGCCGGCTCAGCGGCGTATAATCCCTTTGAGCAGCCGGCCCATACCAACTACATTTATGCAGAGGTTGATCCATACCAAGcagcatgggactacaatgctctCCACCCTGAGGGGCCTTATGGAGCTCCTTGGGGAGTTGGATACCCAGCTTATGGGTACCAAcaaccgccacctcctcaacctccacatcagcagccgccgcagccacaaTTGATACCACCAGAACGACAACAAGAGATTCTCGAAAGGTTGAGCCAGGTTGAGCGGGAAGTCCAAGAAGAACGCAGGAACACCCGTGGATTCTTCAAAGGTTTGGCAGGCCTAATCAAGGGGAAGACCAAGAGAAGGGATTTTTGA